The stretch of DNA GAAGTTGCTTTTTACTCCTTTCTGGTGGTGGATATTGCTCTCTATACAGTAGCACAAAACAGTAACTTTGTACGAGTGCTTCCCAAGGGACATCGCACTTACGTAAATcattaagaaataaaacctaTAATGATTTTTTGAGTCATTTGATGCTGAAATAACAAGCTTTTTAAGATCTTGAGGTGTGAAATTTGCAAGAGACCAGTAATCGCTGCGTGCATCTTTCGACACGGAATTAAGGAGGataatgtttgttttttgttttatagaaCATTATAAACACCACTGGTTCCCAGAAAAGCCATGCAAGGGATCAGGTTACCGATGTATCCGGATCAACCATAAAATGGATCCTCTCATTGGACAGGCAGCACAGCGGATTGGATTGAGCAGTCAGGAACTGTTTCAGCTTCTTCCGAGCGAACTCACTCTCTGGGTTGACCCGTACGAAGTGTCCTATCGCATTGGAGAGGATGGCTCCATCTGTGTGCTGTATGAAGCTGCACCAGCAGGAGGTAGCCAAAGTAACACCAACATGCAAATGGTAGACAGCAGAATAAGCTGTAAGGAGGAACTTCTCTTGGGCAGAACTAGCCCTTCCAAAAGCTACAATATGATGACTGTATCAGGTTAAGATATAGTCTGTGGATGGATCACCTTAAAATGGATGGATAAATTTGGTTTTTACTTTGGGTGGGCACCTCTGGGGATGGATTATGGAATTTAAACCATGTCACAGCTGTGAAGATCTGGCACACGTTAGAGTGGTATATTTTAAAGTGACAGTGCCATAGTTTGGACAGTACCTTTCAGTGATTTAATAGCCTGTGAGTCAAAATGATTGCAGCTTGCTAGGGAGTAAGAAGATCTAGGAAGTGTCAGTTTCTCCAAGACACCTGACTTAATTTCTACACCAATTTTCAACCCCGATCTGTATTTATAAAGTGATTCTCTGCAGTAGGTCTTGCAGAGTAAATTTGCACTATTACATTTATTAATTGTTAGCATTTTTGGCAGCTCAGTAACAAGACTTATGAACACCATAGTactggaaattttaattttcagacttTTACCTAGCACTTACAAATATGTATAAATGTACATAAGATAAAATAGTAAGAATGACCTGGGGAAATGGTCAGATCTTTACATTGGCCTCAAAAGTAGCAAGTGATCAGAATCTGCCATGGCAACAGGCTTTAAAAAGACCATATAAAGACACTGTCTGAACTGTGGTGTTAGCACCAGCCAGCTATCTGTACATTTGCTAGCTTGTAGTTTTCTAAGACTGAGTAAACTTCTTATTTTTAGAAAGTGGAGGTCTGGTTTGTAATTTCCTTGTTCTTAATTGGGTAAAAGTCTTTTCCACAAACCACCATCTATTTTGTGAACTTTGTTAGTCATCTTTTATTTGGTAAATTATGAACTGGTGTAAATTTGTACAGTTCATGTATATTGATTGTGGCAAAGTTGTACAGATTTCTATATTTTGGAtgagaaatttttcttctctctatAATAAATTGTTTCCTATCTTGGCATTTTAATTAATCTCTTGTCGTGATTACATAGGAtcagttaaattatttttgtctcacAGTAGAAATAAAATAGGTACTATAAAGGCTTAATAACATCAATGGCACCCTGATGCTAGGGAACACTTGGTTCAGACCTGGATTAATGAAGACCTCACATACAAATGCTTGGGAAGTTTAGGGGAACACAATGTATGTGTCACTTTAGACCTTGTAAAATCAGTCAATGTGGAAATAACTCCAGGGCCAATAATTCCAGGATATGAGGAAAAGGTACAGAAATAACATCCACCAAAGATGACTTGAATAAATCCAGAGGATTAAAGTTTACTTGGCTTCCTGATGAAGGATATAGCAAACCTAAATGTCCATTTTGACCTACTTGCTCACGGGTTCACAGTTCTTACCTGATGGATTCCCTGCACAATAAGAGTTGGGACAAGTGTCCCTTAGCCTTAAGAGCAGCTTGCTGCCTTTTGCTTTCTTCAGATGCAAGACTTTCACTTTAGAAATCATTAAGATTGGATTCAACAAAAGGTATGTTGATCTTTTTTCCCAAACTTAAAAGGTTGGCTGAGGCAAAGTGAGAAGCCCATACTTAAATGTGTATTCATAGTTAATGAATGATGCAGAGATGTGATTCACTTAAGCACCACACTAATGTCGTTTGTGTACAGCACTGGCAGATACACTTGAGAAAAATTCCTTACTGCTCTATTTACACTTGTTAAAGTGCTGGAGTAAAACTCAAGACTTTTCTGTTCCTTATCTCCTGTACTTTGTTCTGTGAGTGTTTAATAAAAGGCCTACCCACCGTGGTCACTTCAGTCACAAGAACTGCTGTGGGTGCGCTGAATGAAAAGAAAGCCATCATTACTTGCCAGCCAAGCTTGCAAGCTATGGGAGAACTGAGCATCAGACTTGCCGGGAGTTGTTGCAGCTCCTGTTCAACTATGAATTAGCCTTTACAATTAGTCAGCGGTAAAGTGTTGTATCTCCAGTTCTTGTCTGTGTAGTATAGCTGATCTGTAATACAGCTGGTTATGTATAAGCAAAACATAAGACTGAACTGTccagctgctttttattttttttttaccaatttctttccctctgttttttGGAAGTTCACCTTTACAAATATGATTTTTACCATGATCTGCATATGCATGGCAATATTCAGCACTTCTAAGTATTGCTAGGGCTTCTCTGGCACTGTGGCTTTCTGGCATAGGCTGGTGGAAGCATAAGTGCTCCCGAAGCAGTGAACTTCAATGACCTTGCTTTGTAGGCATCTGACAAAAGATGTATTACTAAAGCTTCAGAGTGAGCCTGTGTTATAGTAAAGTACATGTGTAACTCACACATACAGTCAAAGTTTAGGCTTATATTTTGACATCTTAAAAATTCTCTTAAGATGACACTTTAAATTGTTAAATCTGTAAGCAAGAAATTTATTCTAGTGGTAGGAGTACTCAAAGACATTTCTGTTGTGTTATGTGTCCACAGACAACAGAAGTGTATCTGActagaaagaaaacactgagcTTGGCTTTAAAGCTATATTAAACTTTCATGAAGCTCACTGCTGACTGAACTATGCTTGGTATATTGTGGTGCTGCCTGCAGTCTTTTCTGCTGCACAGCAAGAACAGCATCAGAAGGGGTAGCTGTATAGTTGGTCTTTGACGTGAGCTGTGCACATTATGAAAGCATCAGCTGTCAGTACTTTCTTTTTGGTAAATTAAGCATAGCTTTGTGAGGCAGCAAGTGTTCCATCTGTGAGACAGGCATGTGATACTGAACCAAGAGTGAGCCTGCTCCTTTAGATGGTTAACATTTTAGTCCTTTTACGGTAAGGTGCTTTCATTCATGGCACAATTTTTAACTGCAGCTGTAACTAGTAATTGGTACAACCCATGTCCTTAGAGTTGCTGGGATTTATTCCAGCTGGAATTTAAATATACCCCAACGTGCACACAATGTGCTCTTGTCTGATTTTGAAAGTACTTAGCATACTGTGGCAGCAGGGCATAAGGACTCCTGAGAGAAGTGGACTATGTCTGCAATAGTAGGCTGTTGCCAATCCTGTGTTTTGCTGCAGGTAGAACAAACAGCACACTAAGCTAAATGCTTGTCACTTTTGAATTTCATTTAAGGTGCCATTATGAAACCGGCAAGGCTGTTATTTTAATGCAAATGTTAGAGATGAGAACACATTCAAGACCTGCTTGCTCAGTGCACGTTAGTTAAATTAGTTGACTTTCCTTGAGGATCCTGTAGTTCTGAGGGCAGTCTCAGCTGTACGCAGCTCTGATGTTACAGCTCTTCTCAGAGAGATGGACCAGTCTGCTCAGACTTGACCATTCTGTGAATGTCTTTTTTATAAAGTGTACAGTTGCTTTCTAGTTTATGCCAGGTGAgcaaatgtttggtttttttttttaatttttctggcaGCATGTTCCTCCACTGTGCTACTGTGTGGTATCAGATCCTACCACTCAATGCTACTTTTGTATTTTATGTTTGGTGCTCCTCCTATTACACGTATCCTGTAAGatatttgttgttttgttctcttggcagttgtttttctcctgcttgtTCTGGAGATGTACATCTGGCTTAAGCAGCCATTTGgaccataattttttttcttcctgtagaTCTTACTGTCATTCTTAGGTTTGAATAGAGATGTGAGGATTCTCATTTGTTTGCTAATAATGctgattttttctcttttctgctgaCTGCAAAGATTTTCAAGTAGATCTTTCTATGACAGGCCTCTGCCACAAGATTTTGTTATTATTGGTTTGTTCTATCAATTTGCATGAGAATTTGGAAATAACATGAGGCACTTTTCTGATGTGAAAATACCATCACTGGCTTATACTTTTGTTGTATCTCATATTGGATCAGTTCATAGGATAAGAAAGTCATTCTTATTTACCACAAAATGAGTTTTCTTGGGTCATATCAAGTTGTATGTCTCATGCCATAGCTTAGAGATGACAATTTTGAAGGCTAAATATTGTTAAGCCTGTATGTTTCTGACTTCAATTTAAATGGCTAAAGGAAAAGCATGAGAGATGATTTAGTACCAGGGGGAACTGTACTACAGCAGTAGAACCTTACAAAACAGTTTACTGATGTGCAAACCATAAAGAATCCAGTTAGTGCTCCTGGAGTGGTGGTTTGTGCTGATGCTTGTAAACATTTCTGTCACCAAATTAAGCAGATGTCATGGAACATGAACACTCAATACACATAAGGTGTCCTTCTAATTAACCTTGTTTGTTTATGCTGGGAGAATATGATCTCTTGTTATTGTGCAGGCTAGCAATGAATACGACAAAGAacattgctgcttttcttctttgtgtgTCTATGTAAAGCTTATTTCTGAATTTCCATAAATCAAGTAGTACTCTGCATTTTACAAAGTTTCCTCTACTTGATGCCATAATTTTAAGGGAAAATAGTTTATACTGGCAAAAGCTGCCACTTCACTGAAGAGCATTAAAGCtgttttttactttaaagaaTGAAACATGTATGGACTGGAGATAAATAGTTCTCCTAAAAAAGGGAATGTGTATTTACACATTCTTGGTGTAATAGCAGAGGTTATTTTTACACGTTTCAGATTTACATTCCAATGTGAACACTGAGAAGCAGGATGTTAATTCAGTGGCTTTCAGGGGTTGGTAGAGCAAGCTGGGCTTAGACAATAAATGCTGTATTAATAGTTAGCAGTGACAATTTCATCAACATAGGAATTGCGGGGTATAATTAACATCAGTTGCTTTGACACTATGCTTTTAATGTATGGTTTCAACCTTTCTTTCAGTAGCAGTTGGAGAATGCACTGTGACAAATTATTGCTGATACAAAGTAGGTCAACAGTAAAATGGCTGACTTACCATAAATGAACAGATCTAAATTATTGTTAACTTCATGTCTAGTGGAATTTTCTTAGTGGCTAAGGCTGTGCTCTCGTGTTTCTCAAGCGTGAACCTTGTGTACAGCTTTTCCTAACTCCTTATTTCCTAACCATTTGATATTTTTGTCTAAACAAGAAGGAGCATTtcctcccagctgctgggaagaaaTCCACGCAAGCAGTAGTGCTGCATGCCTGACAGCAGATGTTTGCCCTTGTAGTATTGCAATTCTGTGACTGCAAAGCTGGCAAGGAGAATTGACTcgcaa from Poecile atricapillus isolate bPoeAtr1 chromosome Z, bPoeAtr1.hap1, whole genome shotgun sequence encodes:
- the LOC131573166 gene encoding protein BTG1, whose amino-acid sequence is MHPALYTRASMIREIAAAVGFISKFLRTKGLMNERQLQTFSQCLQELLAEHYKHHWFPEKPCKGSGYRCIRINHKMDPLIGQAAQRIGLSSQELFQLLPSELTLWVDPYEVSYRIGEDGSICVLYEAAPAGGSQSNTNMQMVDSRISCKEELLLGRTSPSKSYNMMTVSG